From a single Candoia aspera isolate rCanAsp1 chromosome 2, rCanAsp1.hap2, whole genome shotgun sequence genomic region:
- the CFP gene encoding properdin, translating into METLGLKRVQFLLVVCCFFVSLEAPAEAKDTLCYKSFDEISGTCRNLLGDKIPKEDCCLNHQYGFKLNQDGPCLACHDANWNEWTPWSSCSVSCMEGVQRRSRTCHGQHPGTCPSGSREWEMKSCIERQCCPVMGGWSEWSAWKPCSVTCLTGIQLRDRSCTNPAPSCGGTCPGNSKENMPCDTRQICPTNGNWGSWGPWQDCSKTCSIEGSAAKPQQQRSRLCNNPPPSLHPPGKPCPGGGQESRSCPGLPYCPQDGNWGVWKPLRPCSVTCGVGQTLQKRLCDNPAPKHGGKDCPGESELNQSCTVRVSCPVDGHWSEWTTWKDCSRLVTDYNIKCQEITGTQLRSRSCIGRYHEGRRCSGLQRETRTCYNIEGCFIKGTWTDWSSWGLCEPACGPEPKRSRKRVCGPIYPDYPMVVEAENGRTDNVTFWGKPKVRCESLEGQFQEVVEKLPCQNVPPCEG; encoded by the exons ATGGAGACCCTGGGGTTGAAGAGGGTCCAGTTCCTCCTGGTAGTATGCTGTTTTTTTGTAAGCCTGGAAGCCCCTGCAG AGGCCAAGGATACTCTCTGCTACAAAAGCTTTGATGAAATCTCAGGGACCTGCAGGAACCTGTTGGGAGATAAAATCCCCAAGGAAGACTGCTGCCTAAACCATCAGTATGGTTTCAAGCTGAACCAAGATGGGCCCTGCCTGGCCTGCCA CGATGCTAATTGGAACGAATGGACCCCATGGAGTTCATGCTCCGTGTCCTGCATGGAAGGTGTCCAGCGGCGCAGTCGGACCTGTCATGGCCAACATCCAGGCACATGTCCGAGTGGGTCACGTGAGTGGGAAATGAAATCCTGCATTGAGAGACAGTGTTGCCCTG TGATGGGTGGCTGGTCAGAATGGAGCGCCTGGAAACCTTGCTCAGTGACCTGTCTGACTGGGATCCAGTTAAGGGACCGAAGTTGCACCAATCCAGCCCCCTCCTGTGGAGGCACCTGCCCAGGAAACAGCAAAGAAAATATGCCCTGTGATACCAGGCAGATTTGCCCAA CCAATGGAAACTGGGGCAGCTGGGGACCTTGGCAGGACTGCTCCAAGACATGCAGCATAGAAGGCTCAGCTGCAAAGCCTCAGCAGCAACGATCCCGTCTGTGTAACAACCCCCCACCTTCCCTCCATCCTCCGGGCAAGCCATGTCCAGGAGGTGGCCAGGAATCCCGAAGCTGCCCAGGACTGCCCTACTGTCCAC AGGATGGCAACTGGGGCGTGTGGAAGCCACTTCGTCCCTGCAGTGTGACCTGTGGTGTTGGCCAAACCCTGCAGAAGCGCCTGTGTGATAACCCTGCACCAAAACATGGAGGGAAGGACTGCCCTGGGGAGAGCGAGCTTAATCAATCCTGCACCGTCAGGGTGTCCTGCCCAG TGGATGGTCATTGGAGTGAATGGACTACTTGGAAAGACTGTAGCCGTCTGGTCACAGATTACAACATTAAGTGTCAGGAGATCACTGGCACTCAGTTAAGATCTAGGAGCTGCATTGGACGGTACCATGAGGGCAGGCGCTGTTCAGGACTGCAGAGGGAAACCAGAACCTGCTACAATATTGAAGGCTGCTTTA TCAAAGGAACCTGGACAGATTGGAGTTCTTGGGGTCTCTGCGAACCAGCTTGTGGGCCTGAACCTAAAAGATCTCGTAAGAGAGTCTGTGGACCCATCTACCCGGATTATCC AATGGTAGTGGAAGCAGAGAATGGGAGGACAGACAATGTAACCTTTTGGGGAAAACCAAAGGTCAGATGTGAGTCTCTGGAAGGACAGTTCCAGGAAGTGGTGGAAAAACTGCCGTGCCAAAATGTGCCACCTTGTGAAG GCTGA